In a genomic window of Acidobacteriota bacterium:
- a CDS encoding tetratricopeptide repeat protein, producing the protein MKRVNLKGILAISFLLIFFIATSSYSQAWRGQGRVRGEVLSKDGKPIPNAKIIFTSAKLATKFEVKTDKDGKWKVNGVAGGVWDIDIIAPGYEPKRLTTKISEYLRNKPIIVYLKRAKKPVADEETVKKIDEANQLMSEKKYKEAITIFEQILKENPQIYTLEKNIGSAYFELGNYDKALEHYQKYLENDPTATDVLINIVNTYLEKGELDNALAYLEKIKEETITDPVTFYNIGSLFFGKGDTDLAIKYYQKTLLKDPNFADAYFQLGLCYFQKGDMEQAKINFKKVIELAPDSPNASLAKEFLKNIEGNKK; encoded by the coding sequence ATGAAGAGGGTAAATTTAAAAGGGATTCTTGCTATCTCCTTTCTCTTAATCTTCTTTATTGCTACCTCGTCCTATTCCCAAGCTTGGCGGGGACAGGGGAGGGTTCGAGGGGAAGTACTGAGCAAGGATGGAAAACCGATCCCAAACGCCAAGATAATCTTCACCTCGGCTAAACTTGCTACTAAATTTGAAGTAAAGACGGACAAGGATGGGAAATGGAAGGTAAATGGGGTTGCCGGAGGGGTATGGGATATAGATATCATTGCCCCCGGTTATGAACCAAAACGGCTAACTACAAAGATAAGTGAATATCTAAGGAATAAACCGATCATAGTGTATCTGAAAAGGGCCAAAAAGCCGGTAGCGGATGAGGAGACGGTAAAGAAGATAGACGAAGCAAATCAGCTTATGAGCGAGAAGAAATATAAGGAAGCCATTACCATCTTTGAACAGATTTTAAAAGAAAACCCTCAAATATATACCTTGGAGAAAAATATTGGAAGCGCTTATTTTGAGCTCGGCAACTACGATAAAGCGTTAGAGCACTATCAAAAATATTTAGAAAATGACCCTACTGCTACCGATGTATTGATAAATATCGTAAATACCTACTTGGAGAAAGGGGAGCTCGATAACGCTCTCGCTTATCTCGAAAAGATAAAAGAGGAAACGATCACTGACCCTGTTACCTTTTACAATATCGGAAGCCTCTTCTTCGGGAAGGGGGACACCGACTTAGCCATCAAATATTATCAAAAGACGCTCCTCAAGGATCCAAACTTCGCCGATGCCTACTTCCAGCTTGGGCTCTGCTACTTCCAAAAGGGGGATATGGAACAGGCAAAGATCAATTTCAAAAAGGTGATCGAGCTTGCGCCCGATTCTCCCAATGCCTCACTGGCTAAAGAATTCTTGAAGAATATCGAGGGTAATAAAAAATAA
- a CDS encoding TonB-dependent receptor, translating to MKNIGKILGLVGVAILVSALALAQITVGHITGKVVDETGAVLPGVTVTLTGPAIAARTFTTTEKGIFRFPNLTPGKYTLKFELEGFQTVVRKDVEVALGTTTYVNVTMKVAAVREVVTVTGEAPVVDVKKTAVSVAMTKEVLENLPTARDPWVILDQVAGVQVDRVNVGGTQSGQQSNFVTHGDSGDNTMWNIDGITITDMAAVGASPMYYDFSAFDEIEISTAANDPRLQTGGVALNIITKQGSNDLHFNIHSYFTNDTLQWSNLEGVPNLRSGYKGDRINQIMDYGGDIGGPIMKDKFWFWTSYGVQDIRMWTMADYPDNTKLKNFNLKFTGQVTKNDRFTLLYNNNEKTKQGRGASPTHPPVTCFDQGGPGNMYKLDWQHIFNENFMISGKYAFLDFKFHLLPGAWRITGGPDQPTYDYATADWGRSYYYYYTWRPEYQGNIDGNYYKENVLAGDHELKFGFEYRKTPVRTVSGWDTNAVAAYYKGYPVEVWLNRETRFDVTLWRYSFYVGDTYTIKKLTLNLGLRYDYQTGKNNPVDIPPCPLAPDLLPGINFAGNDPGIRWKNFSPRLGFTYDVFGDGKTVIRGSYARYFNQMSVGPISIANPAAYAEIDYGWTDLNGDGYVQYNEIDIAGGPTWYSGVDPNNPGSNVTPNTWDENTTAPHTDEIVVGFEREIIPNFSLGGNFIYRRFGNYTWMPFWEPGLDASDFTRYDMTYGGYSFYYYDYAYQPAGRYLHNRPDYRQVYKGIEIYATKRLSNRWMFRANFTWNDHRVYYDSSNAYIDPTNVDMVDGQYMAYQTGGSGKTDVFMNARWQFRASGMYQLPYGINVSGVFNSRDGYIFPIAYRTYKNYGGWTYILVEPMGTSRLPTFWMVDLRVEKTFKLKNYGSLSIAGDIFNLFNNNMILGKQRRLNSSAFNETWEIVNPRVFRLGIVFKF from the coding sequence ATGAAGAACATAGGTAAGATTTTAGGTTTAGTAGGAGTAGCTATCCTGGTTTCTGCCCTTGCCCTTGCCCAGATAACTGTGGGGCACATTACGGGGAAAGTGGTCGATGAGACCGGAGCAGTCCTTCCTGGGGTTACGGTTACCCTGACAGGTCCTGCGATCGCAGCTCGTACCTTCACCACCACTGAAAAGGGCATCTTCCGCTTCCCGAACTTAACGCCTGGCAAGTACACCCTCAAGTTTGAACTTGAGGGCTTCCAGACAGTAGTGCGGAAGGATGTGGAGGTAGCTTTGGGAACCACTACCTATGTCAATGTGACGATGAAGGTAGCAGCGGTCCGCGAGGTAGTAACTGTTACTGGAGAGGCTCCAGTAGTTGATGTGAAGAAGACCGCGGTTTCGGTGGCTATGACAAAAGAGGTCCTGGAGAACCTTCCCACTGCTCGTGACCCCTGGGTCATTCTTGACCAGGTAGCTGGTGTTCAGGTGGACCGGGTCAATGTCGGTGGTACCCAGTCCGGACAGCAGTCCAATTTCGTTACCCACGGTGATTCCGGCGATAACACGATGTGGAACATCGACGGGATCACCATCACCGATATGGCAGCAGTGGGCGCTTCGCCGATGTACTACGACTTCTCCGCTTTTGACGAGATCGAGATCTCAACTGCGGCGAATGACCCGAGACTGCAGACCGGTGGTGTGGCACTCAACATAATCACCAAGCAAGGGAGCAATGACCTGCACTTCAACATTCACAGTTACTTTACTAATGACACCCTCCAGTGGTCGAACCTCGAAGGTGTTCCCAACCTGAGATCCGGTTACAAGGGCGATCGGATCAATCAGATAATGGACTACGGCGGAGATATCGGTGGTCCCATTATGAAGGATAAGTTCTGGTTCTGGACCTCTTACGGAGTTCAGGACATAAGAATGTGGACGATGGCGGATTATCCTGATAACACCAAGCTCAAGAACTTCAACCTCAAGTTCACTGGTCAGGTGACCAAGAACGATCGGTTCACCCTCTTGTACAACAACAACGAAAAGACGAAGCAGGGGCGTGGCGCCAGCCCAACCCATCCACCGGTAACCTGTTTCGACCAGGGTGGTCCCGGCAATATGTACAAGCTTGACTGGCAGCACATCTTCAACGAGAACTTTATGATATCCGGTAAATATGCCTTCCTTGACTTCAAATTTCACCTTCTGCCTGGCGCTTGGAGGATAACTGGTGGTCCTGACCAGCCGACCTATGACTATGCTACTGCCGACTGGGGCCGTTCCTATTACTACTACTACACTTGGAGACCAGAATATCAGGGAAACATCGACGGGAACTACTATAAGGAAAATGTCCTTGCGGGCGATCATGAGCTCAAGTTCGGGTTCGAATATCGGAAAACACCGGTGAGGACCGTCTCCGGTTGGGATACCAATGCAGTTGCTGCTTACTATAAGGGGTATCCGGTTGAGGTCTGGCTCAACCGGGAGACCAGATTTGATGTTACCCTTTGGCGTTACAGCTTCTATGTGGGTGATACCTATACCATAAAGAAGCTCACCTTGAACCTTGGTCTCCGGTACGACTATCAGACCGGCAAGAACAATCCTGTAGACATTCCACCCTGTCCCTTGGCACCCGATCTTCTCCCTGGTATCAACTTTGCGGGTAATGATCCCGGCATCCGGTGGAAGAACTTCTCTCCCCGGCTTGGTTTCACTTATGATGTCTTCGGCGATGGTAAAACGGTTATAAGAGGAAGCTATGCTCGTTACTTCAACCAGATGTCAGTGGGTCCCATCTCCATCGCCAACCCTGCAGCCTATGCGGAGATCGACTACGGCTGGACCGATCTCAATGGTGACGGTTATGTCCAGTATAATGAGATAGACATCGCTGGCGGTCCCACCTGGTACTCCGGCGTTGATCCGAACAACCCTGGTTCCAATGTCACCCCCAATACCTGGGATGAGAATACCACCGCTCCCCATACCGACGAGATAGTGGTTGGGTTCGAACGGGAGATAATCCCCAACTTCTCCCTTGGCGGGAACTTCATCTACCGCAGGTTCGGGAACTACACCTGGATGCCATTCTGGGAACCGGGACTCGACGCCTCTGACTTCACCAGGTACGATATGACCTACGGTGGCTATAGCTTCTACTACTATGATTACGCTTATCAACCTGCTGGCAGATATCTCCATAATCGTCCTGACTACCGGCAGGTCTATAAAGGGATCGAAATCTACGCCACCAAACGGCTCTCCAACCGCTGGATGTTCCGCGCCAACTTCACCTGGAACGACCACAGGGTGTACTACGACTCCAGCAACGCCTACATTGACCCGACCAATGTGGATATGGTGGACGGGCAGTATATGGCTTACCAGACCGGTGGTTCAGGCAAGACCGATGTATTTATGAACGCCAGGTGGCAGTTCCGGGCGAGCGGTATGTATCAGCTTCCTTACGGGATCAATGTGAGCGGGGTGTTCAACTCCCGTGATGGCTACATCTTCCCCATAGCTTACCGTACCTATAAGAACTATGGCGGCTGGACCTACATCCTTGTTGAGCCTATGGGCACCAGCAGACTGCCCACCTTCTGGATGGTTGACCTCCGAGTGGAAAAGACCTTCAAACTCAAGAACTACGGCAGCCTGAGCATCGCTGGTGACATCTTCAATCTGTTCAACAACAATATGATCCTCGGTAAGCAGCGCCGGTTGAACTCCTCCGCCTTTAACGAAACCTGGGAGATCGTGAACCCGCGCGTGTTCCGGCTCGGGATCGTCTTCAAATTCTAA